A single region of the Streptomyces sp. NBC_00236 genome encodes:
- a CDS encoding ABC transporter permease/substrate binding protein, translated as MFRLHLGDWVDSAVDWLQTHLAWLFDAISSIVSGMFDGIAAVLSAPAPLLFAGIVAVIAWWLRGLLAGVLAFVGFALIDSVELWDEAMDTLTLVLVATIVTLVLAIPLGIWASRSKTVSAVTRPVLDFMQTMPAMVYLIPGVIFFGVGVVPGIIATIIFALPPGVRMTELGIRQVDGELVEAAEAFGTTSRNTLIRVQLPLALPTIMAGINQVIMLGLSMVVIAGMVGGGGLGGAVYRAIGNVDVGLGFEAGVSIVVLAMYLDRMTSALGREVSPLARRALAKAQAATGGLKVWNYRPQPVVALVGIVVLALVAGGMGMFGSSGKDSTASSDPKNIGAGKKISMGYIPWDEGIASTFLWKEMLEQRGFEVDVKQYEAGALYTGMAGGQIDFETDSWLPVTHAAYWKKYKDRLEDMGSWYGPTSLELAVPSYVKGVDSLDDLKGKGSDFKGRIVGIEPSAGETGLLKDKILPGYGLDKEYKVVDGSTPSMLAELKRAYAKKEPIVVPLWSPHWAYNQYELTKLKDPKNLWGQGDGIHTLSRKGFAADNPEVGTWLKNFKMTEDQLTSLEAQIQKSGSGKEQEAVRTWLKANPGVADKWTPVKQATTSKGAGGKDERDRAVEMAWFPWEEDIAATYLWKAVLEDRGYKINLKQFEVGPMYAAMSRGQIDVQFDGWLPYTQKNYWDKYGSKLTDIGSWYGPTSIEIAVPDYVKDVKSLADLKGKGSQFNGRIIGIEPGTATMENLKKNVLPGYGLDKEYKVVDGSTPAMLAELKRAYAKKEPIAVVLWTPHWAYSEYKMTKLQDPKKAFGDGDRLHTIASKEFPRNYPQLTKWFKDFKLSEDQLAGLENQIQKHGAGHEEEAVKAWMDKNPGIADKMAPQQ; from the coding sequence GTGTTTAGGCTCCACCTCGGCGACTGGGTCGACTCCGCCGTCGACTGGCTCCAGACCCACCTGGCCTGGCTCTTCGACGCCATCAGCTCCATCGTGAGCGGCATGTTCGACGGCATCGCCGCCGTGCTCTCCGCCCCCGCCCCCCTGCTCTTCGCGGGCATCGTCGCCGTCATCGCCTGGTGGCTGCGCGGCCTGCTCGCCGGTGTGCTCGCGTTCGTCGGCTTCGCCCTCATCGACTCGGTCGAGTTGTGGGACGAAGCGATGGACACCCTCACCCTGGTGCTCGTCGCGACCATCGTGACGCTGGTCCTGGCCATCCCTCTCGGTATCTGGGCGTCCCGCTCGAAGACCGTCAGCGCGGTGACCCGGCCGGTCCTCGACTTCATGCAGACCATGCCCGCCATGGTCTACCTGATTCCGGGCGTCATCTTCTTCGGTGTCGGTGTCGTCCCCGGGATCATCGCCACCATCATCTTCGCGCTGCCCCCGGGCGTCCGGATGACCGAGCTCGGCATCCGCCAGGTCGACGGTGAACTCGTCGAGGCGGCCGAGGCCTTCGGCACCACGTCGCGCAACACCCTGATCCGGGTGCAGCTGCCGCTCGCGCTGCCCACGATCATGGCGGGCATCAACCAGGTCATCATGCTGGGCCTGTCCATGGTGGTCATCGCCGGCATGGTCGGCGGCGGCGGCCTCGGTGGCGCCGTCTACCGCGCCATCGGCAACGTCGACGTGGGCCTCGGCTTCGAAGCCGGCGTCTCCATCGTCGTCCTGGCGATGTACCTGGACCGGATGACCAGCGCCCTGGGCCGCGAGGTCTCCCCGCTCGCCCGCCGCGCGCTCGCCAAGGCGCAGGCGGCGACCGGTGGGCTGAAGGTGTGGAACTACCGCCCGCAGCCCGTCGTCGCCCTGGTCGGCATCGTGGTCCTCGCCCTCGTCGCCGGCGGCATGGGCATGTTCGGTTCCTCGGGCAAGGACAGCACCGCGAGCTCCGACCCCAAGAACATCGGGGCCGGCAAGAAGATCAGCATGGGCTACATCCCGTGGGACGAAGGCATCGCCTCCACCTTCCTGTGGAAGGAGATGCTGGAGCAGCGCGGCTTCGAGGTCGACGTCAAGCAGTACGAGGCCGGCGCGCTGTACACCGGTATGGCGGGCGGTCAGATCGACTTCGAGACCGACTCCTGGCTGCCGGTCACCCACGCCGCGTACTGGAAGAAGTACAAGGACCGCCTGGAGGACATGGGCTCCTGGTACGGCCCCACCTCCCTGGAGCTGGCCGTCCCCTCGTACGTGAAGGGCGTCGACTCGCTCGACGACCTGAAGGGCAAGGGATCGGACTTCAAGGGCCGGATCGTCGGCATCGAGCCGAGCGCCGGTGAGACGGGCCTGCTCAAGGACAAGATCCTGCCGGGCTACGGCCTGGACAAGGAGTACAAGGTCGTCGACGGCTCCACGCCGTCCATGCTGGCCGAGCTGAAGCGCGCGTACGCCAAGAAGGAACCGATCGTCGTTCCCCTCTGGTCGCCGCACTGGGCCTACAACCAGTACGAGCTCACCAAGCTCAAGGACCCCAAGAACCTCTGGGGCCAGGGCGACGGGATCCACACGCTGAGCCGCAAGGGTTTCGCGGCCGACAACCCCGAGGTCGGCACCTGGCTCAAGAACTTCAAGATGACCGAGGACCAGCTCACCAGTCTTGAGGCGCAGATCCAGAAGAGCGGCTCCGGCAAGGAGCAGGAGGCCGTTCGGACCTGGCTGAAGGCCAACCCGGGCGTCGCCGACAAGTGGACCCCCGTCAAGCAGGCCACCACCTCCAAGGGCGCCGGCGGCAAGGACGAGCGCGACCGCGCCGTCGAGATGGCCTGGTTCCCCTGGGAGGAGGACATCGCCGCCACGTACCTGTGGAAGGCCGTCCTGGAGGACCGCGGTTACAAGATCAACCTCAAGCAGTTCGAGGTCGGACCGATGTACGCCGCGATGTCCCGCGGCCAGATCGACGTCCAGTTCGACGGCTGGCTGCCGTACACCCAGAAGAACTACTGGGACAAGTACGGCTCCAAGCTGACCGACATCGGTTCGTGGTACGGCCCGACCTCCATCGAGATCGCGGTGCCCGACTACGTCAAGGACGTGAAGTCCCTGGCGGACCTGAAGGGCAAGGGCTCGCAGTTCAACGGCCGGATCATCGGCATCGAACCGGGCACCGCCACGATGGAGAACCTCAAGAAGAACGTGCTGCCGGGCTACGGCCTGGACAAGGAGTACAAGGTCGTCGACGGCTCCACTCCGGCGATGCTGGCCGAGCTGAAGCGCGCGTACGCCAAGAAGGAGCCCATCGCCGTCGTGCTGTGGACCCCGCACTGGGCGTACAGCGAGTACAAGATGACCAAGCTCCAGGACCCGAAGAAGGCGTTCGGTGACGGCGACCGGCTGCACACCATCGCCTCCAAGGAGTTCCCGCGGAACTACCCGCAGCTGACCAAGTGGTTCAAGGACTTCAAGCTGAGCGAGGACCAGCTCGCCGGCCTGGAGAACCAGATCCAGAAGCACGGCGCGGGGCACGAGGAGGAGGCCGTGAAGGCCTGGATGGACAAGAATCCGGGCATCGCGGACAAGATGGCTCCCCAGCAGTAG
- a CDS encoding quaternary amine ABC transporter ATP-binding protein, with the protein MQKLKSGTDREALRADGTTAAVIDASFTVEPGQIFVVMGLSGSGKSTLLRMLNGLLEPTAGQVLFDGQDLTALSPAELRHVRSTKISMVFQHFALFPHRSVLENAAYGLEVQGVPRAERNRRATEALEMTGLAGWEKSWPDELSGGMQQRVGLARALATDADLLLMDESFSALDPLIRRDMQDQLLELQKRLKKTIVFITHDLNEAMRLGDRIAVMRDGEIVQLGTAEDILVTPANDYVASFTQDVDRSRVLTAGAIMAEPHTVMGTRTDDGKELRTPADVLREAPATVAESTPIIELFTPCSQSGVAVAVTDDKGKLVGVVPRARLLAVLGEPMTPTEAPQDAAASLKKVASV; encoded by the coding sequence GTGCAGAAGCTGAAGAGCGGCACGGACCGCGAAGCGCTGCGCGCCGACGGAACGACCGCAGCGGTGATCGACGCATCGTTCACCGTGGAACCGGGCCAGATCTTCGTCGTGATGGGTCTGTCCGGGTCCGGCAAGTCCACCTTGCTGCGCATGCTCAACGGACTGCTGGAGCCCACCGCCGGTCAGGTGCTCTTCGACGGCCAGGACCTGACCGCCCTGAGCCCCGCCGAGCTGCGGCATGTCCGCTCCACCAAGATCAGCATGGTGTTCCAGCACTTCGCGCTCTTCCCCCACCGGAGCGTCCTGGAGAACGCCGCCTACGGCCTCGAAGTGCAGGGTGTGCCGCGCGCCGAGCGCAACCGCCGCGCCACCGAGGCACTGGAGATGACCGGCCTCGCCGGCTGGGAGAAGTCCTGGCCCGACGAGCTCTCCGGCGGCATGCAGCAGCGCGTCGGCCTCGCCCGCGCGCTCGCCACCGACGCCGACCTGCTCCTGATGGACGAGTCGTTCAGCGCGCTCGACCCGCTGATCCGTCGCGACATGCAGGACCAGCTCCTGGAACTGCAGAAGCGGCTGAAGAAGACCATCGTCTTCATCACCCACGACCTCAACGAGGCCATGCGCCTCGGCGACCGCATCGCGGTGATGCGCGACGGCGAGATAGTCCAGCTCGGGACCGCCGAGGACATCCTCGTCACCCCGGCCAACGACTACGTGGCCTCCTTCACCCAGGACGTCGACCGCTCCCGGGTGCTGACCGCGGGCGCCATCATGGCCGAACCGCACACGGTGATGGGCACCAGGACGGACGACGGCAAGGAACTGCGTACGCCCGCCGACGTGCTGCGGGAGGCACCGGCCACCGTGGCCGAGTCCACCCCGATCATCGAGTTGTTCACCCCCTGCTCGCAGAGCGGGGTCGCGGTCGCCGTGACCGACGACAAGGGCAAGCTCGTCGGCGTCGTGCCGAGGGCCCGGCTGCTCGCCGTGCTCGGTGAGCCGATGACCCCCACCGAGGCTCCCCAGGACGCCGCGGCCTCGCTGAAGAAGGTGGCCAGTGTTTAG
- a CDS encoding 5'-3' exonuclease — protein sequence MLLDTASLYFRAYFGVPDSVRAPDGTPVNAVRGLLDFIGRLVQDHRPDDLVACWDADWRPQWRVDLIPSYKAHRVAVETGAGLPDEEETPDTLAPQVPVIADVLDALGIARVGVAGYEADDVIGTLTGQATGPVDIVTGDRDLYQLVDDARGVRVLYPLKGVGTLQMTDEAWLREKYGVAGSGYVDLALLRGDPSDGLPGVPGIGEKTAAKLLDAFGDLAGIMAAVDDPAAKLTPSQRKRLDEARDYVAVAPTVVRVAGDVPLPEFDPALPTEPRDPATLEALADQWGLGGALQRLLSVLAA from the coding sequence ATGCTCCTCGACACCGCCTCCCTCTACTTCCGCGCCTACTTCGGGGTGCCCGACTCGGTGCGCGCGCCGGACGGGACACCCGTCAACGCCGTGCGCGGACTGCTGGATTTCATCGGCCGCCTCGTGCAGGACCACCGGCCTGACGATCTGGTCGCCTGCTGGGACGCGGACTGGCGGCCGCAGTGGCGGGTCGACCTGATCCCCTCGTACAAGGCGCACCGCGTCGCCGTGGAGACGGGCGCGGGGCTGCCCGACGAGGAGGAGACGCCCGACACGCTGGCGCCGCAGGTGCCGGTCATCGCGGACGTCCTGGACGCCCTGGGCATCGCCCGGGTCGGCGTCGCGGGATACGAGGCCGACGACGTGATCGGCACGCTGACCGGGCAGGCGACCGGCCCGGTCGACATCGTCACCGGCGACCGGGACCTCTACCAGCTGGTGGACGACGCCCGCGGGGTGCGGGTGCTCTACCCGTTGAAGGGTGTGGGCACCCTCCAGATGACGGACGAGGCGTGGCTCCGCGAGAAGTACGGGGTGGCCGGCTCCGGCTACGTCGACCTGGCACTGCTGCGCGGCGACCCGAGCGACGGACTGCCGGGTGTTCCCGGTATCGGCGAGAAGACCGCGGCGAAGCTGCTGGACGCGTTCGGCGATCTGGCCGGGATCATGGCAGCGGTCGACGATCCGGCCGCCAAGCTGACGCCCTCGCAGCGCAAGCGGCTCGACGAGGCCCGCGACTACGTGGCCGTCGCGCCGACCGTGGTCCGGGTCGCCGGTGACGTACCCCTGCCGGAGTTCGACCCCGCACTGCCCACCGAACCCCGGGACCCCGCGACGCTTGAAGCGCTTGCGGACCAGTGGGGACTGGGCGGGGCTCTTCAGCGCCTGCTCTCCGTCCTCGCCGCCTGA
- a CDS encoding siderophore-interacting protein translates to MAERPARQAPTAQGAQVLRTEQITPHMIRVVLGGDGLADFALSGFTDHYVKLCFAPEGADYAHPFDMARIREEYPRELWPTTRTYTVRSWDPDSRELAIDFVVHGDEGLAGPWAARAAAGDQVTFLGPGGGYGPDASADWHLLVGDESALPAVAATLEQMPAGAVVHAFIEVSDASEEQKIASPDGVEVTWLHRGERPVGEALTAAVKELEFPAGDVQAFVHGEAGFVKEIRRHLRLDRGIPLPQLSISGYWRLGQNDDAWRSVKREWNAQVEREQESAA, encoded by the coding sequence GTGGCAGAACGACCGGCGCGGCAGGCACCCACCGCGCAGGGTGCGCAGGTCCTGCGCACCGAGCAGATCACCCCGCACATGATCCGGGTGGTGCTCGGCGGTGACGGTCTCGCCGACTTCGCGCTGTCCGGCTTCACCGACCACTACGTCAAACTGTGCTTCGCCCCCGAGGGCGCCGATTACGCGCACCCCTTCGACATGGCCCGCATCCGCGAGGAGTACCCGCGCGAACTCTGGCCCACGACGCGTACGTACACGGTGCGCTCCTGGGACCCCGACAGCCGGGAGCTCGCGATCGACTTCGTGGTGCACGGCGACGAGGGCCTCGCAGGTCCGTGGGCGGCTCGCGCGGCAGCGGGCGACCAGGTGACCTTCCTGGGCCCCGGCGGCGGTTACGGCCCCGACGCCTCGGCCGACTGGCACCTACTGGTGGGCGACGAGAGCGCGCTGCCGGCCGTGGCGGCCACCTTGGAGCAGATGCCCGCCGGTGCGGTGGTGCACGCGTTCATCGAGGTCTCGGACGCCTCGGAGGAGCAGAAGATCGCGTCGCCGGACGGCGTCGAGGTCACCTGGCTGCACCGGGGCGAGCGACCGGTGGGCGAGGCGCTCACCGCCGCGGTGAAGGAGCTGGAGTTCCCCGCCGGCGACGTCCAGGCCTTCGTCCACGGCGAGGCCGGCTTCGTCAAGGAGATCCGCCGCCACCTGCGGCTCGACCGCGGGATCCCGCTGCCGCAGCTGTCGATCTCCGGCTACTGGCGGCTGGGCCAGAACGACGACGCCTGGCGCTCCGTCAAGCGCGAGTGGAACGCCCAGGTGGAGCGCGAGCAGGAGAGCGCCGCGTAG
- a CDS encoding MerR family transcriptional regulator, which yields MRIGELSRRSGVPVPTIKFYVREGLLPAGRLTSPNQASYDDGHERRLRLVRALLDVGGLPLAAIGEVLRVMEDPEQPLFDVLGAAAKSIAPSRGGDPGPELEDAREDVAELLKRKGWRCDADGPGGESLAEVLVALRRAGHGSFVELLDDYAAAAEQVARVDLDYVGRRLAREDLVEGVVVGTVLGEAMFAALRRLAHVDASARAFGEEARD from the coding sequence GTGCGCATCGGTGAGTTGAGCCGCAGGTCCGGGGTTCCGGTACCGACGATCAAGTTCTACGTACGGGAGGGGCTGCTGCCGGCCGGGCGGCTGACCAGCCCGAACCAGGCGAGCTACGACGACGGGCACGAGCGCAGGCTCCGGCTGGTCCGCGCGCTGCTGGACGTCGGAGGGCTCCCGTTGGCGGCCATCGGGGAGGTGCTCCGGGTGATGGAGGACCCGGAGCAGCCGTTGTTCGACGTGCTGGGCGCGGCGGCGAAGAGCATCGCGCCGTCGCGGGGCGGCGACCCCGGGCCCGAACTGGAGGACGCCCGCGAGGACGTGGCGGAACTCCTGAAGCGCAAGGGCTGGCGGTGCGACGCGGACGGCCCTGGCGGGGAGTCCCTGGCCGAGGTGCTGGTGGCGCTGCGCCGGGCCGGTCACGGCAGCTTCGTGGAACTGCTCGACGACTACGCGGCCGCCGCCGAACAGGTCGCGCGCGTCGACCTCGACTACGTCGGGCGCCGCCTGGCGCGGGAGGACCTGGTGGAGGGTGTGGTCGTCGGTACGGTGCTCGGTGAGGCGATGTTCGCCGCCCTGCGCCGGCTCGCGCATGTCGACGCGTCGGCGCGGGCGTTCGGCGAGGAGGCGCGCGACTGA
- a CDS encoding ABA4-like family protein, translating into MTGALFEISFVLAAPFWLLMIFLPGRAVTARVAASPLTVLPVLAVYLAMALPVFPELWTAVSSPDIDTFRDLTALANGAGAVWAQVIAWDLLLGQWMFLEGRRLGISPLVMGPLLVLTILLSPFGLLLFLALRAVRTRGTRSGSGLPDRADDVVADR; encoded by the coding sequence ATGACCGGTGCACTGTTCGAGATCTCGTTCGTGCTGGCCGCGCCGTTCTGGCTGCTCATGATCTTCCTGCCGGGCCGTGCGGTCACGGCCCGGGTCGCCGCCTCACCCCTGACCGTTCTGCCGGTGCTCGCCGTCTACCTCGCGATGGCCCTTCCGGTGTTCCCCGAGCTCTGGACGGCGGTGAGCAGCCCGGACATCGACACGTTCCGTGATCTGACCGCGCTGGCGAACGGGGCGGGAGCCGTGTGGGCCCAAGTCATCGCCTGGGACCTGCTGCTGGGGCAGTGGATGTTCCTGGAGGGCCGCCGACTGGGCATCTCACCGTTGGTGATGGGCCCGCTGCTGGTGCTGACGATCCTGCTCTCGCCGTTCGGACTGCTGCTCTTCCTGGCGCTGCGCGCGGTCCGGACACGCGGGACCCGGTCCGGGAGCGGGCTCCCGGACCGGGCGGACGATGTGGTGGCGGACCGTTGA
- a CDS encoding ABC transporter permease: MKSQVFAQTWYMTQRQLMAILRQPVFLVISLIQPVIWLFLFGNLFKKVVELGGFGTTSYLDYLIPGIVVMSALGSSMWAGMGTLEEIERGTLNRFLTTPVSRNALMNANVVQNGISTAVQSAIIVLLGRAAGAGYPGGAAGLLILVLASILLGTVFGALSNALGMLVRQRESIIGINTFLLLPLTFLSTSFMAPSQMPSWMRDIADFNPVNWAMVAGRSALTADPDWGLVLSRGGALLVLAVIAVWLSTRTFRSYQKSV; encoded by the coding sequence ATGAAAAGTCAGGTATTCGCCCAGACCTGGTACATGACCCAGCGCCAGCTGATGGCGATCCTCAGGCAGCCGGTCTTCCTGGTGATCTCGCTGATCCAGCCGGTGATCTGGCTGTTCCTGTTCGGCAACCTCTTCAAGAAGGTCGTCGAACTCGGCGGCTTCGGCACCACGTCCTACCTGGACTACCTGATCCCCGGCATCGTCGTGATGAGCGCTCTGGGTTCGAGCATGTGGGCCGGAATGGGCACCTTGGAGGAGATCGAGCGCGGCACGCTCAACCGTTTCCTGACGACACCCGTCAGCCGCAACGCGCTGATGAACGCCAACGTCGTGCAGAACGGCATCAGTACGGCGGTGCAGTCCGCGATCATCGTCCTGCTCGGCCGGGCCGCGGGCGCCGGCTACCCCGGCGGGGCGGCCGGGCTGCTGATCCTGGTCCTCGCCTCGATCCTGCTCGGTACGGTCTTCGGCGCCCTCTCCAACGCCCTGGGCATGCTGGTCCGCCAGCGGGAGTCGATCATCGGCATCAACACGTTCCTGCTCCTGCCGCTGACCTTCCTCTCCACGTCCTTCATGGCGCCGAGCCAGATGCCGTCCTGGATGCGTGACATCGCCGACTTCAACCCGGTCAACTGGGCGATGGTGGCGGGCCGCTCCGCGCTGACGGCGGATCCGGACTGGGGCCTGGTGCTCAGTCGCGGGGGAGCGCTGCTGGTGCTCGCCGTGATCGCGGTGTGGCTGTCGACCCGCACTTTCCGCTCGTACCAGAAGTCCGTCTGA
- a CDS encoding ATP-binding cassette domain-containing protein, with product MSTRAPAVLARQLIKTYPGDVTALSGMDLTVAPGTVFGLLGPNGAGKSTTVKILTTLARPDSGTASVAGHDVLRHPDRVRRAIGVVAQKSGADPVATGRENLVLQGRLYGMRGVAVQRRADELLDRFDLADAGKRQVKGYSGGMQRRLDVALGLVHRPEVLFLDEPTTGLDPEARTAMWEEISRLAAEEGLTIVLTTHYLEEADRLAERIAIVDRGRIVVEGTPDDLKGELRGDAVHMELRAEGDHEAATAALAGLPGVYEVLVDGRRVSVRAEDGAAAVPVLLTALERAGAAVAAATVARPSLDDVYLRYAGRRFSEAEAAGPHGAPAPAAAGGSR from the coding sequence ATGAGCACCCGTGCGCCCGCCGTCCTGGCGCGGCAGCTGATCAAGACCTATCCGGGGGACGTCACCGCGTTGAGCGGGATGGATCTCACCGTCGCCCCCGGCACCGTCTTCGGGCTTCTCGGGCCCAACGGTGCGGGCAAGTCCACCACCGTCAAGATCCTCACCACCCTCGCCCGCCCGGACTCCGGCACCGCGTCCGTCGCCGGCCACGACGTGCTGCGCCACCCCGACCGGGTGCGCCGGGCCATCGGTGTGGTCGCCCAGAAGTCCGGCGCCGACCCGGTCGCCACGGGCCGCGAGAACCTGGTGCTCCAGGGCCGGCTGTACGGCATGCGGGGCGTCGCCGTCCAGCGCCGGGCCGATGAGCTGCTGGACCGCTTCGACCTCGCGGATGCAGGGAAGCGCCAGGTCAAGGGGTACTCCGGTGGTATGCAGCGCCGACTCGACGTGGCGCTCGGGCTGGTGCACCGCCCCGAGGTGCTGTTCCTCGACGAGCCGACGACGGGCCTCGATCCGGAGGCCCGCACGGCGATGTGGGAGGAGATCTCCCGGCTGGCGGCCGAGGAGGGCCTGACCATCGTGCTCACCACGCACTATCTGGAGGAGGCCGACCGGCTCGCCGAGCGCATCGCGATCGTCGACCGTGGCCGCATCGTCGTCGAGGGCACCCCCGACGACCTCAAGGGCGAGCTGAGGGGCGACGCCGTCCACATGGAGCTGCGCGCCGAAGGCGACCACGAGGCCGCGACCGCCGCACTGGCGGGACTGCCCGGCGTGTACGAGGTGCTGGTGGACGGCCGACGGGTCAGCGTGCGCGCAGAGGACGGTGCGGCCGCCGTTCCCGTGCTGCTCACCGCCCTGGAGCGGGCCGGAGCGGCGGTGGCAGCCGCCACCGTCGCCCGCCCCTCGCTCGACGACGTCTATCTGCGATACGCCGGCCGCCGCTTCTCCGAGGCGGAGGCCGCAGGCCCGCACGGCGCCCCTGCACCGGCCGCCGCGGGAGGCTCCCGATGA
- a CDS encoding PadR family transcriptional regulator has protein sequence MAKRRKLGNPLALTVMVLLAERSMHPYEIAQTLRRRGKEHSVKINFGSLYTVVQNLEKHGYVEVTDVQRQGNRPERTLYGITEAGRAEMLDWLSDLIAVPAAEFPVFDTALSLLPVLPPDEVAELLLDREQAQVIRAAALRGVLTQLSDVLPRIFVVETEYQLHMIEAQLEWIKGFRKEVAESTVGGIEEWKSFHETGEVPQDWQELDEQDIVLDPERTV, from the coding sequence GTGGCCAAGCGGCGCAAGCTCGGCAATCCGCTGGCGCTCACGGTGATGGTGCTGCTCGCCGAGCGGTCCATGCATCCCTATGAGATCGCCCAGACCCTGCGTCGGCGCGGCAAGGAACACAGTGTCAAGATCAACTTCGGCTCGCTCTACACCGTGGTCCAGAACCTGGAGAAGCACGGCTATGTGGAGGTCACGGACGTGCAGCGGCAGGGCAACCGCCCGGAGCGCACGCTGTACGGCATCACCGAGGCCGGGCGCGCCGAGATGCTGGACTGGCTGTCCGACCTGATCGCTGTACCGGCGGCGGAGTTCCCCGTGTTCGACACGGCCCTGTCGCTGCTTCCGGTGCTGCCGCCGGACGAGGTGGCGGAGCTGCTGCTGGACCGGGAGCAGGCGCAGGTCATCCGGGCCGCGGCGCTGCGGGGGGTACTCACTCAGCTGAGTGACGTCCTGCCCCGGATCTTCGTCGTGGAGACCGAATACCAGCTCCACATGATCGAGGCGCAACTGGAGTGGATCAAGGGTTTCCGCAAGGAAGTCGCCGAATCCACCGTCGGTGGAATCGAGGAATGGAAGTCGTTCCACGAGACCGGCGAGGTGCCTCAGGACTGGCAGGAGCTGGACGAGCAGGACATCGTCCTCGACCCCGAACGCACGGTGTGA
- a CDS encoding sigma-70 family RNA polymerase sigma factor, protein MKEAVHISGLASAGPDLQELLGRVARGDQDAFSQVYEAVCGPVLGLVRSVLRDPAQSEEVAQEVLVEVWRTAPRFQAARGSAMNWVLTMAHHRAVDRVRSVEATTAREHKAALLDRTPAFDDVTEQVETRLEREQVRRCMRTLSELQRESVTLAYYRGLTYREVAELLAAPLGTIKTRLRDGLIRLRDCLGVSG, encoded by the coding sequence GTGAAAGAAGCCGTGCACATCAGCGGACTGGCCTCGGCGGGGCCTGATCTCCAGGAACTCCTGGGGAGAGTCGCCCGGGGGGATCAGGACGCCTTCTCCCAGGTGTACGAGGCGGTGTGCGGCCCCGTACTCGGTCTGGTACGCAGCGTGCTGCGTGATCCGGCCCAGTCCGAGGAGGTCGCGCAGGAGGTCCTGGTCGAGGTGTGGCGTACGGCGCCGCGCTTCCAGGCCGCCCGCGGGAGCGCCATGAACTGGGTGCTGACGATGGCCCATCACCGGGCGGTGGACCGGGTCCGTTCGGTGGAGGCCACGACGGCCCGTGAGCACAAGGCCGCGCTGCTCGACCGCACCCCCGCGTTCGACGACGTCACCGAGCAGGTGGAGACCCGGCTGGAGCGGGAGCAGGTACGCCGCTGCATGCGGACGCTCTCCGAGCTGCAACGGGAGTCCGTGACCCTGGCGTACTACCGCGGCCTGACCTACCGCGAGGTGGCGGAGCTGCTCGCGGCCCCACTCGGAACGATCAAGACTCGACTGCGCGACGGGCTGATCCGGCTGCGCGACTGCCTCGGGGTGAGCGGATGA
- a CDS encoding anti-sigma factor, with amino-acid sequence MSDAGLHTLTGAYALHALPEPERREFERHLGDCEACSVEVHELSETATRLGLAVSAAPPRELRERVLREIATVRQEPPSGGRRARNGATGRSGAGRTRRWPAFALAASLAAAAGFGGVAVWQNQVAQDARQEARAAQDENAQLVQVLAAPDAQSRSGTLKDGATGTVVVSESQDRAVFLASGLAEAPGGKVYQLWFDDGGTMRSAGLMRASGDSPTTYATLLDGPVDGATGMGVTVEPAGGSTQPTSAPLALMSLPA; translated from the coding sequence ATGAGCGACGCCGGACTTCACACACTGACCGGGGCCTACGCCCTGCACGCTCTTCCGGAGCCCGAACGCCGGGAGTTCGAGAGGCATCTGGGCGACTGCGAGGCCTGCTCCGTCGAGGTGCACGAGCTCTCGGAGACCGCGACCCGGCTCGGGCTCGCCGTGTCCGCCGCGCCCCCGCGGGAGCTGCGCGAGCGGGTGCTCCGGGAAATCGCGACCGTACGCCAGGAGCCACCGTCCGGCGGCCGCCGGGCACGCAACGGGGCCACCGGCCGCAGTGGCGCGGGCCGGACCCGGCGCTGGCCGGCGTTCGCGCTCGCCGCGAGCCTGGCCGCGGCGGCGGGCTTCGGCGGCGTGGCCGTCTGGCAGAACCAGGTGGCGCAGGACGCCCGGCAGGAGGCCCGCGCCGCGCAGGACGAGAACGCACAGCTCGTCCAGGTCCTCGCCGCACCCGACGCGCAGTCACGGTCCGGCACGCTGAAGGACGGCGCGACGGGCACGGTGGTGGTCTCCGAGAGCCAGGACCGTGCCGTGTTCCTGGCCTCGGGACTGGCCGAGGCTCCAGGCGGCAAGGTCTACCAGCTGTGGTTCGACGACGGCGGCACGATGCGCTCGGCGGGCCTGATGCGGGCGTCGGGAGACTCCCCCACGACGTACGCGACCCTGCTCGACGGGCCGGTGGACGGCGCCACGGGCATGGGGGTCACCGTCGAACCCGCGGGCGGCTCGACGCAGCCGACGTCGGCCCCGCTGGCCCTGATGAGCCTGCCGGCCTGA